A genomic region of Leptotrichia hofstadii contains the following coding sequences:
- the deoD gene encoding purine-nucleoside phosphorylase, translated as MGTPHIGANKGDIAETILLPGDPLRAKYIAETFLEDVVQYNNVRGMLGFTGTYKGKKISVQGTGMGVPSIGIYSHELITEFGVKNLIRIGTAGSYQEDVKVRDVVIAMSASTDSAINKLRFNGADYAPTASSDLVFKAYEIAKAKGLNVKAGNVFTSDTFYGDDPNAWKKWAEFGVLCVEMETAQLYTTAAKLGVNALTLLTISDSFITHEVTSAEERQTTFNEMIEVALETALQL; from the coding sequence ATGGGAACGCCGCATATTGGAGCAAATAAAGGAGATATTGCAGAAACTATACTATTGCCAGGAGATCCGCTTAGAGCAAAATATATAGCAGAAACATTTTTAGAAGACGTTGTTCAGTATAATAATGTTAGAGGAATGCTAGGATTTACTGGGACTTATAAAGGGAAAAAAATATCTGTTCAAGGAACTGGAATGGGAGTGCCTTCAATTGGGATTTATTCACATGAACTGATAACTGAATTTGGAGTAAAGAACTTGATTAGAATCGGTACAGCTGGTTCTTATCAAGAAGATGTGAAAGTTAGAGATGTTGTTATCGCAATGTCAGCTTCGACTGATTCTGCTATTAACAAATTGAGATTTAATGGAGCAGACTATGCGCCTACAGCAAGTTCGGATTTAGTCTTCAAGGCTTATGAAATTGCTAAGGCAAAAGGATTGAATGTAAAGGCTGGAAATGTATTTACAAGTGATACTTTTTATGGAGATGACCCTAACGCTTGGAAAAAATGGGCTGAATTTGGAGTATTATGTGTGGAAATGGAAACAGCGCAACTTTATACAACAGCGGCAAAATTAGGAGTAAATGCGTTAACTTTACTTACAATAAGTGATTCATTCATTACTCACGAAGTTACAAGCGCTGAAGAAAGACAG
- a CDS encoding RNA ligase, translated as MRTLLLLRGTVGSGKSTFIKKNNLEPYTLEADKFRLLISNPKLTKFGDFEISQKNDRLAWEMLFNCLEERMKKGEFTVVDATHTTKKAMNSYKALADKYKYTIYYYQLDTPLEECIENNKKRESYKQVDENVISRMFRNIQNEKLSGSFKRIFDINEIINFYVADVTGKYEKVRIIGDIHSCFTAISEIVKDFDKNTLYVFLGDFLDRGIEHKQTLFLMLELYKKENVIMIEGNHEIHLENFANDFKINSKEFLNVTLPAILENEKNIDSFKREIRKFYKKLRQCYAFKFHNHKILCTHAGLSFVPNLALVSTNEMINGVGSFETEIGELYEENYLKGKCQDFVQVHGHRGVNSTEHSICLEGEVEYGGELKYLDVMPDKILQKSVINPVYDRDYLQHELEKAKENKQINLTADEDVNKLIVSKLISVKKTKPNLYSLNFGRNVFRKKLWNDSTIKARGLFVDAETGKVKIRSYNKFFNYGENKYSTREYLENNIVYPVTAYEKYNGFLGILSVIDEKFVFATKSVTNGTHVKYFETLFEKASEKMKSEIFRICSENDVSIVFEVVSNEDRHIVDYFGKEHLFILDVIDNSLFINGVHVDNNFSERFLKELNFDDDVIKMKKEIKKCNNFDEIIDLMENYDNFENAEGIVFCAENGLMFKYKAKHYSLWKKRRGILEFYRKDFNRTKLAGRYKDEQEFIEWLTELDNDKVENAHIIDLMNEYENKKK; from the coding sequence ATGAGAACATTGCTATTGTTACGGGGAACAGTTGGAAGTGGAAAAAGTACCTTTATTAAGAAAAATAATTTGGAGCCATACACTCTTGAGGCTGATAAATTTAGGCTTTTAATTTCCAATCCTAAATTGACAAAATTTGGAGATTTTGAGATTTCGCAGAAAAATGACAGGCTGGCTTGGGAAATGCTTTTTAACTGTCTGGAAGAAAGAATGAAAAAGGGAGAATTTACAGTTGTTGATGCGACACATACTACAAAAAAAGCGATGAATTCCTACAAGGCTCTTGCAGACAAGTATAAATATACAATTTATTATTATCAGCTTGATACCCCGCTTGAAGAGTGTATTGAAAATAATAAAAAGAGAGAAAGCTATAAGCAGGTTGATGAAAATGTTATAAGCAGAATGTTTAGGAATATTCAGAATGAAAAACTTTCAGGAAGTTTTAAAAGAATTTTTGACATAAATGAAATTATAAATTTTTATGTTGCTGATGTGACGGGAAAATATGAAAAAGTTCGGATAATTGGGGATATTCATTCATGTTTTACAGCGATTTCTGAAATTGTGAAGGATTTTGACAAAAATACCTTGTATGTATTTTTAGGAGATTTTTTGGACAGAGGAATTGAACATAAACAGACACTTTTTTTAATGCTGGAGTTATATAAAAAGGAAAATGTTATAATGATTGAAGGAAATCATGAAATTCACTTGGAAAATTTTGCCAATGATTTTAAAATTAACTCAAAAGAATTTTTAAATGTAACTTTGCCAGCAATTTTGGAAAATGAAAAAAATATAGATAGTTTTAAAAGAGAAATTAGAAAATTTTATAAAAAATTAAGACAATGTTATGCTTTTAAATTTCACAATCATAAAATTCTTTGTACACATGCAGGCCTGTCTTTTGTGCCGAATTTGGCACTTGTGTCGACTAACGAAATGATAAACGGCGTTGGAAGCTTTGAAACAGAAATTGGAGAACTTTATGAGGAAAATTATTTGAAAGGGAAATGTCAGGATTTTGTGCAGGTTCATGGGCATAGAGGTGTAAATTCGACTGAACATTCAATTTGTCTGGAAGGAGAAGTTGAGTATGGTGGAGAACTGAAATATTTGGATGTAATGCCAGATAAAATTTTGCAAAAATCAGTTATAAACCCTGTTTACGATAGAGATTATTTGCAGCACGAACTGGAAAAGGCAAAAGAAAACAAGCAGATAAATTTGACAGCGGATGAAGATGTGAATAAATTGATTGTAAGTAAACTAATCAGTGTTAAAAAGACAAAACCGAACTTGTATTCATTAAATTTTGGAAGAAACGTGTTTCGGAAAAAATTGTGGAATGACTCGACAATTAAGGCACGTGGACTTTTTGTGGATGCAGAAACTGGAAAAGTGAAAATAAGAAGCTATAACAAATTTTTTAATTACGGCGAAAATAAATATTCTACGAGAGAATATCTTGAAAACAACATAGTTTACCCAGTTACAGCCTACGAAAAATACAACGGATTTTTAGGAATACTTTCAGTTATTGATGAAAAATTTGTATTTGCAACCAAAAGTGTAACAAATGGAACACATGTCAAATATTTTGAAACTCTTTTTGAAAAAGCAAGTGAAAAGATGAAAAGTGAGATTTTCAGAATTTGCAGTGAAAATGATGTTTCCATAGTATTTGAAGTGGTTTCAAATGAAGACAGACATATAGTTGATTATTTTGGAAAGGAACATCTTTTTATCTTAGATGTTATTGATAATAGCCTGTTTATAAATGGTGTACATGTGGATAACAATTTTAGTGAAAGATTTTTAAAAGAGCTGAATTTTGATGATGATGTTATTAAAATGAAAAAGGAAATCAAAAAATGCAATAACTTTGACGAAATAATTGACTTGATGGAAAATTATGATAATTTTGAAAATGCTGAAGGTATTGTATTTTGTGCTGAAAATGGACTTATGTTTAAATACAAGGCAAAGCACTATAGTCTTTGGAAAAAACGGCGTGGAATTCTAGAATTTTATAGAAAAGATTTCAATAGAACAAAACTTGCTGGAAGATACAAGGACGAGCAGGAGTTTATTGAATGGCTTACCGAACTTGATAATGATAAAGTTGAAAATGCTCATATTATTGACTTAATGAATGAATATGAGAACAAGAAAAAATAA
- a CDS encoding AAA family ATPase yields the protein MKRHLPIGISDFKEVIEENYYYFDKTGFIEDLFNERSKIKLFTRPRRFGKTLNISMLKYFFDVRNKDENRKLFENLKISKSKYFNLQGEYPVISVTFKDYRKTDWKGGAEYIRSLISNIYDEFYEILYPKLNPKNKQFFEKIWLEKPNTTDTDIENSLLELSKFLYKEYGKKVILLIDEYDQPIISSYINGYYDEAMNFFRAFYGAILKDNSYLETGIMTGILRVAKENVFSGLNNLKIHTIIDNRFTEHFGIMENEIKAALKDFKLEVELEDIQKWYNGYLFGNIKVYNPWSIINFLDEGKLNPYWVNTSGNDLIKLYLARLKNEIFDDFSKLLNKESIFKRIDDNMTFANLETNYSQNIWNLFFHSGYLTLAEPKDYDEMTYLKIPNDEILKMFSQMFIEVYFENYDVFLNMTYALKTGNIQIFEKELKNILLENVGIFDVSGTYKEQFYHGLMLGIILILKNEYQIISNGFGGKGRYDLLLKPKNIQKRNDGIILELKVLNLEGNFNEYELQEKLDKECKNALNQIEEKKYVSALKNAEIHNVIKIGIAFLGKDLKVKFEREYIK from the coding sequence ATGAAAAGGCATTTACCGATAGGAATATCGGATTTTAAGGAAGTAATAGAAGAAAATTATTATTATTTTGATAAAACTGGATTTATCGAGGATTTGTTTAATGAAAGATCTAAAATTAAATTATTTACACGTCCACGCAGATTTGGAAAAACATTAAATATATCAATGCTGAAGTATTTTTTTGATGTTAGAAATAAAGATGAAAACAGAAAATTGTTTGAAAATTTAAAAATTTCTAAAAGTAAATATTTTAATTTGCAAGGAGAATATCCTGTAATTTCTGTTACATTTAAAGATTATAGAAAAACTGACTGGAAAGGCGGAGCAGAATACATTCGGAGTCTAATTTCAAATATATACGATGAATTTTATGAAATTTTATATCCAAAGCTAAATCCGAAAAATAAACAGTTTTTTGAAAAAATTTGGCTTGAAAAACCAAATACAACTGATACTGACATCGAAAATTCATTGCTTGAACTATCCAAATTTCTTTACAAGGAATACGGCAAAAAAGTAATTCTATTAATTGATGAATATGATCAGCCAATAATCAGTTCCTATATTAACGGCTATTACGACGAAGCAATGAACTTTTTTAGAGCATTTTACGGAGCAATTTTAAAAGACAACAGTTATCTTGAAACAGGAATTATGACGGGCATTTTAAGGGTTGCAAAGGAAAACGTCTTTTCCGGACTGAATAATTTAAAAATTCATACAATTATTGATAACAGGTTTACAGAACATTTTGGAATCATGGAAAATGAAATTAAAGCCGCTTTAAAGGATTTTAAGCTAGAAGTTGAGCTAGAAGATATACAAAAGTGGTATAACGGCTATTTATTCGGTAATATAAAAGTATACAATCCATGGTCTATTATCAATTTTTTGGACGAGGGAAAATTAAATCCATACTGGGTAAATACAAGTGGAAACGACTTAATAAAACTATATTTAGCAAGATTAAAAAACGAAATTTTTGATGATTTTTCTAAATTACTGAATAAGGAGAGTATTTTCAAAAGAATAGATGATAATATGACTTTTGCAAATTTGGAAACAAATTACAGCCAGAATATATGGAATTTATTTTTTCATAGCGGCTACCTAACACTTGCTGAGCCAAAAGATTATGATGAAATGACTTATTTAAAAATTCCAAATGATGAGATATTAAAGATGTTTTCACAAATGTTTATTGAAGTATATTTTGAAAATTATGATGTGTTTTTAAATATGACTTATGCTCTAAAAACTGGAAATATTCAAATCTTTGAGAAAGAACTTAAAAATATTTTGCTGGAAAATGTTGGAATTTTCGATGTGAGCGGAACTTACAAGGAACAGTTTTATCACGGTTTAATGCTTGGAATAATTTTGATTCTGAAAAATGAATATCAGATAATATCCAATGGCTTTGGAGGTAAAGGCAGATATGATTTGCTCCTAAAACCTAAAAATATTCAAAAAAGAAATGACGGAATTATCTTGGAACTTAAAGTTTTAAATTTAGAAGGTAATTTTAATGAATATGAACTCCAGGAAAAATTGGATAAGGAATGTAAAAACGCATTAAATCAAATTGAAGAAAAAAAATATGTCTCGGCTCTTAAAAACGCTGAAATTCATAACGTTATAAAAATTGGAATTGCATTTTTAGGAAAAGATTTAAAAGTTAAGTTTGAAAGGGAATATATAAAATAA